A single Streptomyces mirabilis DNA region contains:
- a CDS encoding 3-hydroxyacyl-CoA dehydrogenase NAD-binding domain-containing protein, which translates to MTESTTIRWEQDETGVVTLVLDDPNQSANTMNQAFKDSIAAIAERAEAEKDSIRGIIYTSAKKTFFAGGDLKDMIKAGPENAQEAFDAGTAIKSSLRRIETLGKPVVAAINGAALGGGYEIALASHHRVALDAPGSKIGLPEVTLGLLPAGGGVTRTVRLMGITDALLKVLLQGTQYSPQRALENGLVHEVAATSEEMLDKARAFIDANPESHQPWDKPGYKIPGGTPSNPKFAANLPAFPANLRKQLNGAPYPAPRNIMAAAVEGSQVDFETALVIEARYFTELVTGQTSKNMIQAFFFDLQAVNSGANRPQGIEPRQVRKVAVLGAGMMGAGIAYSCARAGIDVVLKDVSAQAAAKGKAYSEKLCAKAVSRGRTTQAKADELLARITPTADPNDLAGCDAVIEAVFEDTALKHKVFQEIQNVVEPDALLCSNTSTLPITVLAEGVERQEDFIGLHFFSPVDKMPLVEIIKGDRSGDEALARAFDLVRQIKKTPIVVNDSRGFFTSRVIGHFINEGVAMVGEGIEPASVEQAAAQAGYPAKVLSLMDELTLTLPRKIRKESKQAVEEAGGTWQTHPAEAVIDRMVDEFGRTGRSGGAGFYEYGADGKRGKLWPGLREHYTKPGHEIPFKDMQERMLFSEALDTVRLLEEGVLTSVADANIGSIFGIGFPGWTGGVLQYINGYDGGLPGFVARARELAERYGERFTPPALLVEKAEQGEKFSDN; encoded by the coding sequence ATGACCGAGAGCACCACCATCCGCTGGGAACAGGACGAGACCGGTGTCGTCACCCTCGTCCTCGACGACCCCAACCAGTCCGCCAACACCATGAACCAGGCCTTCAAGGACTCGATCGCGGCGATCGCCGAACGCGCCGAGGCCGAGAAGGACTCCATCCGGGGCATCATCTACACCTCCGCCAAGAAGACCTTCTTCGCGGGCGGCGACCTCAAGGACATGATCAAGGCAGGCCCGGAGAACGCCCAGGAGGCCTTCGACGCCGGCACGGCCATCAAGTCCTCCCTGCGCCGCATCGAGACCCTGGGCAAGCCGGTCGTCGCCGCCATCAACGGCGCGGCCCTCGGCGGCGGCTACGAGATCGCCCTCGCCTCCCACCACCGCGTCGCCCTCGACGCCCCCGGCTCCAAGATCGGCCTGCCCGAGGTCACCCTCGGCCTGCTGCCCGCGGGCGGTGGCGTCACCCGCACCGTCCGCCTCATGGGCATCACCGACGCCCTGCTGAAGGTGCTCCTCCAGGGCACCCAGTACTCCCCGCAGCGGGCCCTGGAGAACGGGCTCGTCCACGAAGTGGCGGCCACCTCCGAGGAGATGCTCGACAAGGCGCGCGCCTTCATCGACGCCAACCCCGAGTCGCACCAGCCCTGGGACAAGCCCGGCTACAAGATCCCGGGCGGCACGCCGTCGAACCCGAAGTTCGCCGCCAACCTGCCCGCCTTCCCTGCCAACCTGAGGAAGCAGCTGAACGGCGCCCCCTACCCGGCCCCGCGCAACATCATGGCGGCCGCCGTCGAGGGCTCCCAGGTCGACTTCGAGACCGCGCTGGTCATCGAAGCCCGCTACTTCACCGAGCTGGTCACCGGGCAGACCTCGAAGAACATGATCCAGGCGTTCTTCTTCGACCTCCAGGCGGTCAACTCCGGCGCCAACCGCCCCCAGGGCATCGAGCCGCGCCAGGTCCGCAAGGTCGCCGTCCTCGGCGCCGGGATGATGGGCGCCGGCATCGCCTACTCGTGCGCCCGCGCGGGCATCGACGTCGTCCTGAAGGACGTGTCGGCTCAGGCGGCGGCCAAGGGCAAGGCCTACTCCGAGAAGCTCTGCGCGAAGGCCGTCTCCCGGGGCCGTACGACCCAGGCGAAGGCCGACGAGCTGCTCGCCCGCATCACGCCCACCGCCGACCCGAACGACCTGGCCGGCTGCGACGCCGTGATCGAGGCCGTCTTCGAGGACACGGCCCTCAAGCACAAGGTGTTCCAGGAGATCCAGAACGTCGTCGAGCCCGACGCGCTGCTGTGCTCCAACACCTCGACCCTGCCGATCACCGTGCTCGCCGAGGGCGTGGAGCGGCAGGAGGACTTCATCGGACTGCACTTCTTCTCGCCCGTCGACAAGATGCCGCTCGTCGAGATCATCAAGGGCGATCGGAGCGGCGACGAGGCGCTGGCGCGCGCCTTCGACCTCGTACGGCAGATCAAGAAGACCCCGATCGTCGTCAACGACTCGCGCGGCTTCTTCACCTCCCGCGTCATCGGCCACTTCATCAACGAGGGCGTCGCGATGGTCGGCGAGGGCATCGAGCCCGCCTCCGTCGAGCAGGCGGCGGCCCAGGCGGGCTACCCGGCCAAGGTCCTCTCCTTGATGGACGAGCTGACGCTCACCCTGCCGCGCAAGATCCGCAAGGAGTCCAAGCAGGCCGTCGAGGAGGCGGGCGGCACCTGGCAGACGCACCCGGCGGAGGCGGTCATCGACCGCATGGTCGACGAGTTCGGCCGCACCGGGCGCAGCGGCGGCGCGGGCTTCTACGAGTACGGCGCGGACGGCAAGCGCGGCAAGCTCTGGCCCGGCCTGCGCGAGCACTACACCAAGCCCGGCCACGAGATCCCGTTCAAGGACATGCAGGAGCGCATGCTCTTCTCCGAGGCGCTGGACACCGTCCGGCTCCTGGAAGAGGGCGTGCTGACGTCCGTCGCCGACGCCAACATCGGGTCCATCTTCGGGATCGGTTTCCCGGGGTGGACCGGCGGCGTGCTCCAGTACATCAACGGCTATGACGGAGGTCTCCCCGGATTCGTGGCACGCGCGCGTGAACTCGCCGAGCGCTACGGGGAGCGGTTCACGCCGCCCGCGCTGCTCGTCGAGAAGGCGGAGCAGGGCGAGAAGTTCAGCGACAACTGA
- a CDS encoding acetyl-CoA C-acetyltransferase — MSTEAYVYDAIRTPRGRGKANGGLHGTKPIDLVVGLIHEIQRRLPGLDPAAIDDIVLGVVGPVGDQGSDIARIAAIAAGLPDTVAGVQENRFCASGLEAVNLAAMKVRSGWEDLVLAGGVESMSRVPMASDGGAWFADPMTNIATNFVPQGIGADLIATIEGFSRRDVDEYAALSQERAAAAWKDGRFDRSVVPVKDRSGLVVLDHDEHMRPGTTADSLGKLKASFADIGELGGFDAVALQKYHWVEEIDHVHHAGNSSGIVDGASLVAIGSKEVGERHGLTPRARIVAAAVSGSEPTIMLTGPAPATRKALAKAGLTIDDIDLVEINEAFAAVVLRFVKDMGLSLDKVNVNGGAIALGHPLGATGAMILGSLVDELERQDKRYGLATLCVGGGMGIATIVERL; from the coding sequence GTGAGCACCGAAGCGTACGTGTACGACGCGATCCGCACCCCGCGCGGGCGCGGCAAGGCGAACGGCGGCCTGCACGGCACCAAGCCCATCGACCTGGTCGTCGGCCTCATCCACGAGATCCAGCGCCGGTTGCCGGGCCTGGACCCGGCCGCGATCGACGACATCGTGCTCGGTGTCGTGGGCCCGGTCGGCGACCAGGGCTCCGACATCGCGCGGATCGCCGCGATCGCCGCCGGACTGCCCGACACGGTCGCCGGAGTCCAGGAGAACCGCTTCTGTGCCTCGGGCCTGGAAGCCGTCAACCTGGCCGCGATGAAGGTCCGCTCCGGCTGGGAGGACCTGGTGCTCGCGGGCGGCGTCGAGTCGATGTCCCGCGTGCCCATGGCCTCGGACGGCGGCGCCTGGTTCGCCGACCCGATGACCAACATCGCCACCAACTTCGTGCCGCAGGGCATCGGCGCCGACCTCATCGCCACCATCGAGGGCTTCTCACGGCGGGACGTCGACGAGTACGCGGCCCTCTCCCAGGAGCGCGCGGCCGCCGCCTGGAAGGACGGCCGCTTCGACCGGTCCGTCGTCCCCGTGAAGGACCGCAGCGGGCTCGTCGTCCTCGACCACGACGAGCACATGCGCCCCGGCACCACCGCCGACTCGCTCGGCAAGCTGAAGGCCTCGTTCGCGGACATCGGCGAGCTGGGCGGCTTCGACGCCGTGGCGCTGCAGAAGTACCACTGGGTCGAGGAGATCGACCACGTCCACCACGCGGGCAACTCCTCCGGCATCGTCGACGGCGCCTCCCTGGTCGCCATCGGCTCCAAGGAGGTCGGCGAGCGCCACGGCCTGACCCCCCGCGCGCGGATCGTCGCCGCGGCCGTCTCCGGCTCCGAGCCCACCATCATGCTCACCGGCCCCGCGCCCGCGACCCGCAAGGCGCTCGCCAAGGCCGGGCTGACCATCGACGACATCGACCTCGTGGAGATCAACGAGGCCTTCGCCGCGGTCGTCCTGCGCTTCGTGAAGGACATGGGCCTGTCCCTCGACAAGGTCAACGTCAACGGCGGCGCGATCGCGCTCGGCCACCCGCTCGGCGCCACCGGCGCGATGATCCTCGGCAGCCTCGTCGACGAACTGGAGCGCCAGGACAAGCGCTACGGCCTCGCCACGCTGTGCGTGGGCGGCGGCATGGGCATCGCGACCATCGTCGAGCGCCTGTAA
- a CDS encoding acyl-CoA dehydrogenase family protein produces the protein MKRQIFGAEHDAFRETVRTFLAKEVTPYYEQWEKDGIVSREAWRAAGKQGLLGLAVPEEYGGGGNADFRYSAVLAEEFTRAGAAGLALGLHNDIIGPYLTDLATEEQKRRWLPGFCDGSIITAIAMTEPGAGSDLQGIRTHAEDRGDHWLLNGSKTFISNGILADLVIVVAKTTPEGGAHGLSLLVVERGMAGFERGRNLDKIGQKAQDTAELFFHDVRVPKENLLGELNGAFVHLMTNLAQERMGIAVAGIAAAEHLLEITTQYVKEREAFGRPLSKLQHIRFEIAEMATECAVTRTFLDRCVVDHTNGELDAVHASMAKWWATELQKRVADRCLQLHGGYGYMTEYRVARAFTDGRIQTIYGGTTEIMKEIIGRSLLG, from the coding sequence ATGAAGCGGCAGATTTTCGGCGCCGAGCACGACGCGTTCCGGGAGACCGTGCGCACCTTCCTCGCCAAGGAGGTGACGCCGTACTACGAACAGTGGGAGAAGGACGGCATCGTCTCGCGCGAGGCCTGGCGCGCCGCAGGGAAACAGGGGCTGCTCGGCCTAGCCGTACCGGAGGAGTACGGAGGCGGCGGCAACGCCGACTTCCGCTACAGCGCCGTACTCGCCGAGGAGTTCACGCGCGCGGGGGCCGCGGGTCTCGCCCTCGGGCTGCACAACGACATCATCGGGCCGTATCTGACGGACCTGGCCACCGAGGAGCAGAAGCGGCGGTGGCTGCCCGGGTTCTGCGACGGTTCGATCATCACGGCGATCGCGATGACCGAGCCCGGCGCCGGATCCGACCTCCAGGGCATCAGGACGCACGCCGAGGACCGGGGCGACCACTGGCTGCTCAACGGCTCCAAGACCTTCATCTCGAACGGGATCCTGGCCGATCTGGTGATCGTCGTCGCGAAGACGACCCCGGAAGGCGGCGCCCACGGTCTGTCTCTGCTCGTCGTCGAGCGCGGCATGGCAGGCTTCGAGCGTGGCCGCAACCTCGACAAGATCGGGCAGAAGGCGCAGGACACGGCCGAGCTGTTCTTCCACGACGTACGCGTCCCCAAGGAGAACCTGCTCGGGGAGCTCAACGGCGCCTTCGTGCACCTCATGACGAACCTCGCGCAGGAACGCATGGGCATCGCCGTCGCCGGGATCGCGGCGGCCGAGCACCTGCTGGAGATCACCACCCAGTACGTCAAGGAGCGCGAGGCCTTCGGACGGCCGCTGTCCAAGCTCCAGCACATCCGCTTCGAGATAGCCGAGATGGCCACCGAGTGCGCCGTCACCCGTACGTTCCTCGACCGCTGCGTCGTCGACCACACGAACGGGGAACTCGACGCCGTGCACGCCTCGATGGCCAAGTGGTGGGCCACCGAACTGCAAAAACGCGTCGCGGACCGCTGCCTCCAGCTGCACGGCGGCTACGGCTACATGACGGAGTACCGCGTCGCCAGGGCCTTCACCGACGGCCGTATCCAGACCATCTACGGCGGGACCACAGAGATCATGAAGGAGATCATCGGCCGCTCCCTGCTCGGCTGA
- a CDS encoding LLM class F420-dependent oxidoreductase, whose amino-acid sequence MELSLPLDYAGDPRHAADEVAALESAGLDAVWVAEAYGFDAPTIMGYLAARTERMKIGSGILNVYSRTPALLAQTAAGLDAISGGRAILGLGASGPQVVEGWHGKAYDKPLGRTREAIELTRRILRREVIDHHGITDMPRPGGLGKPLKLLTKPVRPDVPLYVASLGPANVRMTAELADGWLPTLFIPEKAHQVWGAPLAEGAALRDPALGPLRTVAGGLLAIGEDAAAVRELARPKIALYVGGMGAPGKNFYNDLAVAYGYEKEARLIQELYLSGRKKEAEAAVPAEFCELISLCGPESYVRERVEAFREAGVDMLNITPVGPEPARLVETVKSWL is encoded by the coding sequence ATGGAGCTCTCCCTCCCGCTCGACTACGCGGGCGACCCCCGGCACGCCGCCGATGAGGTCGCCGCCCTGGAGTCCGCGGGCCTGGACGCCGTCTGGGTGGCGGAGGCCTACGGCTTCGACGCACCCACGATCATGGGCTATCTGGCCGCCCGCACCGAGCGCATGAAGATCGGCTCCGGGATCCTCAACGTGTACTCGCGCACCCCGGCGCTTCTCGCGCAGACCGCCGCCGGACTCGACGCGATCTCGGGCGGCCGCGCCATCCTGGGGCTCGGTGCCTCGGGCCCGCAGGTCGTCGAGGGCTGGCACGGGAAGGCATACGACAAGCCGCTGGGCCGCACCCGCGAGGCCATCGAGCTGACCCGCCGCATCCTGCGCCGCGAGGTCATCGACCACCACGGCATCACCGACATGCCCCGCCCCGGCGGTCTGGGCAAGCCCCTGAAGCTCCTCACCAAGCCGGTGCGCCCCGACGTGCCGCTGTACGTGGCCTCCCTGGGCCCGGCCAACGTCCGGATGACCGCCGAACTCGCCGACGGCTGGCTGCCCACCCTCTTCATCCCGGAGAAGGCCCACCAGGTGTGGGGCGCCCCCCTCGCGGAGGGCGCCGCACTGCGGGACCCGGCGCTCGGCCCCCTGCGGACCGTCGCGGGCGGCCTGCTCGCCATCGGCGAGGACGCGGCGGCCGTACGCGAGCTCGCGCGACCCAAAATCGCCCTCTACGTAGGCGGCATGGGTGCCCCCGGCAAGAACTTCTACAACGACCTCGCGGTGGCCTACGGCTACGAGAAGGAGGCTCGGCTCATCCAGGAGCTGTACCTCTCCGGTCGCAAGAAGGAGGCCGAGGCCGCCGTACCGGCCGAGTTCTGCGAGCTGATCTCGCTGTGCGGGCCGGAGAGCTATGTGCGCGAGCGTGTCGAGGCCTTCCGGGAGGCCGGGGTCGACATGCTCAACATCACTCCCGTGGGGCCGGAGCCGGCCCGGCTGGTCGAGACCGTCAAGAGCTGGCTCTAG
- a CDS encoding CaiB/BaiF CoA transferase family protein — MAVAGTPAYGPLAGVRVVELAGIGPGPFAAMLLADLGADVVRVDRPGGTGLAVNPEYDITNRNKRSVVIDLKAEDGPARVLDLVERADILVEGYRPGVAERLGVGPETCHARNPRLVYGRMTGWGQQGPLAPRAGHDIAYIALTGTLGMIGRPDEPPTVPANLVGDYAGGSLYLVVGVLAALHHARATGAGQVVDTAIVDGAAHLASMIHGMLAAGGWQDRRGANLLDGGCPYYGTYETADGKYMAVGALEQQFYAEFVELLGIEEHADSRKDLARWGELREAVAARFKTRTRDEWTAVFEGSDACVAPVLSLREAPAHPHLAARGTFTDHGGITQPAPAPRFSLTRTSVRTGPALPGADTADVARDWDVPRLTRHDRMKDDTMKDGD, encoded by the coding sequence ATGGCAGTGGCAGGGACGCCGGCGTACGGCCCGCTGGCCGGAGTGCGCGTGGTGGAGCTGGCGGGCATCGGCCCCGGCCCGTTCGCCGCCATGCTCCTGGCCGACCTCGGCGCGGACGTCGTCCGCGTGGACCGGCCCGGCGGTACGGGGCTCGCCGTCAACCCGGAGTACGACATCACCAACCGCAACAAGCGGTCGGTCGTGATCGACCTGAAGGCCGAGGACGGCCCCGCCCGCGTCCTCGATCTGGTCGAGCGCGCGGACATCCTCGTCGAGGGCTACCGCCCCGGCGTCGCCGAGCGCCTCGGTGTCGGCCCCGAGACCTGTCACGCCCGCAACCCCCGGCTCGTCTACGGCCGGATGACCGGCTGGGGCCAGCAGGGCCCGCTCGCCCCGCGTGCCGGGCACGACATCGCTTACATCGCCCTCACCGGCACCCTCGGCATGATCGGCAGGCCCGACGAGCCGCCCACGGTCCCCGCGAACCTCGTCGGCGACTACGCGGGCGGCTCGCTCTATCTCGTCGTCGGCGTCCTCGCCGCGCTCCACCACGCACGCGCCACCGGCGCCGGGCAGGTCGTGGACACGGCGATCGTCGACGGCGCCGCGCACCTCGCCTCGATGATCCACGGCATGCTCGCCGCGGGCGGCTGGCAGGACCGGCGCGGCGCCAACCTCCTGGACGGCGGCTGCCCGTACTACGGCACCTACGAGACGGCCGACGGGAAGTACATGGCGGTGGGCGCCCTGGAGCAGCAGTTCTACGCCGAGTTCGTGGAACTGCTCGGCATCGAGGAGCACGCAGACTCCCGCAAGGACCTGGCCCGCTGGGGCGAGCTGCGCGAGGCGGTCGCCGCCCGCTTCAAGACCCGCACCAGGGACGAGTGGACCGCGGTCTTCGAGGGCTCCGACGCCTGCGTGGCCCCCGTCCTGTCGTTGCGGGAGGCCCCGGCCCACCCCCACCTCGCCGCCCGCGGCACCTTCACCGACCACGGCGGCATCACCCAGCCCGCCCCGGCACCCCGCTTCTCCCTGACCCGCACCTCCGTCCGCACCGGCCCCGCCCTGCCCGGCGCCGACACCGCCGACGTGGCCCGCGACTGGGACGTACCACGGCTGACGCGGCACGACCGCATGAAGGACGACACGATGAAGGACGGCGACTGA